A single genomic interval of Saccharothrix saharensis harbors:
- a CDS encoding PmoA family protein, with protein MTIGLSVRHDIGSALTLSVGDVDLARYVYVPDTVQLESPKPYLHPIRTRAGRVVSLFRPHDHVWHKGLAWSLPNVDDENFWGGPTYVHGRSYVQLDNNGTQRHRRVIDVGVQEDQAWFTHELDWVTQSGQTVITERRTITAALLSADAWALTFDTAMTNTSGEGIAFGSPTTRGRENAGYGGLFWRGPRSFTGGNVVTPEGVGGDEVRGRRAEWMAFAGRHDGDAHDAHDGGLHGHARISGVHGGGAAESLVLLLDHDANPHHPPQWFARTVEFACLNPAPFFSEELTLPNGGTVRFRYGAGVADGTADDAHALADAVREALHR; from the coding sequence GTGACGATCGGGTTGTCCGTGCGCCACGACATCGGATCGGCGCTGACGCTGTCGGTCGGCGACGTCGACCTGGCCCGCTACGTCTACGTCCCCGACACCGTGCAGCTCGAGTCACCCAAGCCCTACCTGCACCCGATCCGCACCCGCGCCGGCCGGGTGGTGAGCCTCTTCCGCCCCCACGACCACGTCTGGCACAAAGGCCTCGCCTGGTCGCTGCCCAACGTCGACGACGAGAACTTCTGGGGCGGCCCGACCTACGTCCACGGCCGGTCGTACGTCCAGCTCGACAACAACGGCACCCAGCGCCACCGGCGCGTGATCGACGTCGGCGTGCAGGAGGACCAGGCCTGGTTCACCCATGAGTTGGATTGGGTCACTCAATCCGGGCAGACCGTGATCACGGAGCGTCGGACCATCACCGCCGCCCTGCTGTCCGCCGACGCCTGGGCCCTCACCTTCGACACCGCCATGACGAACACCTCCGGCGAGGGGATCGCGTTCGGCTCGCCGACCACCCGAGGCCGGGAGAACGCGGGGTACGGCGGGTTGTTCTGGCGCGGCCCCCGCTCGTTCACCGGAGGGAACGTCGTCACGCCCGAGGGCGTGGGCGGTGACGAAGTGCGCGGCCGGCGGGCCGAGTGGATGGCGTTCGCGGGCCGGCACGACGGTGACGCGCACGACGCGCACGACGGTGGCCTGCACGGCCACGCGCGGATCAGCGGCGTGCACGGCGGCGGCGCGGCGGAATCCTTGGTGCTGTTGCTCGACCACGACGCCAACCCGCACCACCCCCCGCAGTGGTTCGCCCGGACCGTCGAGTTCGCCTGCCTCAACCCGGCCCCGTTCTTCAGCGAGGAACTCACCCTCCCGAACGGCGGCACCGTCCGGTTCCGCTACGGCGCGGGCGTGGCCGACGGCACGGCGGACGACGCGCACGCCCTCGCCGACGCCGTGCGCGAAGCGCTGCACCGATGA
- a CDS encoding cupin domain-containing protein, translated as MTTFPGGTSLSFLDVYDDPAPDGVVGGSPHLHLASTECYVVVGGEGELHAVTLDGCREIPLRPGSVVWFTPGTIHRAVNHGGLRVIVLMANAGLPEAGDAVMTFPRDVVADPDRYRAAATLPPRATEAERAADARKRRDLAVEGFLPLRDALRNGDPAPLREFHAAAASLVRRRARSWAPIVRDGPLAQAEATLALTGDLSLGLAPHLERAAVFHSPRRRAFGMCGRLSPVDTARAEADEEHAQ; from the coding sequence ATGACCACCTTCCCGGGCGGCACGTCGCTGTCGTTCCTGGACGTCTACGACGACCCCGCACCCGACGGCGTCGTGGGCGGCAGCCCGCACCTGCACCTGGCGTCGACCGAGTGCTACGTGGTCGTCGGCGGCGAAGGCGAGTTGCACGCGGTCACCCTCGACGGCTGCCGCGAGATCCCGCTCCGCCCCGGCTCGGTCGTCTGGTTCACGCCCGGCACCATCCACCGCGCGGTCAACCACGGCGGCCTGCGCGTGATCGTCCTGATGGCCAACGCCGGCCTGCCCGAGGCCGGTGACGCGGTGATGACGTTCCCGCGCGACGTCGTCGCCGACCCCGACCGCTACCGCGCCGCCGCCACCCTGCCGCCCCGCGCGACCGAAGCCGAACGCGCCGCCGACGCCCGCAAGCGCCGTGACCTGGCCGTCGAGGGCTTCCTGCCGCTCCGCGACGCGCTCCGGAACGGCGACCCGGCTCCGCTGCGCGAGTTCCACGCCGCCGCGGCGTCCCTGGTCCGGCGGCGGGCCCGCTCGTGGGCGCCGATCGTGCGCGACGGCCCGCTCGCCCAGGCCGAGGCCACCCTGGCGCTCACCGGGGACCTCTCCCTGGGCCTGGCCCCGCACCTGGAGCGCGCCGCCGTGTTCCACTCTCCCCGACGGCGGGCGTTCGGCATGTGCGGCCGCCTGAGCCCGGTCGACACCGCCCGCGCCGAAGCAGACGAGGAGCACGCACAGTGA
- a CDS encoding Gfo/Idh/MocA family protein — MTTRTCAIIGTGAIAGAHAEAIAALPDRARLVGVVDVRPDRAAAFAATWDVPTYPTAADLLDAQRPDLVHLCTPPGTHLPLALECLAAGASPVVEKPPVLSLAEFDRLRAAEADAGVPVATVFQHRFGSGAVRLRRLLAEGLLGRPLVASAHTLWFRDDDYFAVPWRGRWDVEGGGPTMGHGIHQFDLLLSILGPWSSVTALAERQARPTDTEDVSAALVRFRSGAVATVVNSLVSPRQTSQLRFDFEHATVDLEHLYGYTNANWSLTAGPDVTSAWESDPADVPSGHTAQFTAVLDALDAGEAPPVSTADTRVTMEFVAAVYASSFTGRTVARGEITEGDPFYASMAGTGAPWLRQPAR, encoded by the coding sequence GTGACCACCCGCACCTGCGCGATCATCGGCACGGGCGCGATCGCCGGCGCGCACGCCGAGGCGATCGCCGCGCTGCCCGACCGCGCCCGGCTCGTCGGCGTCGTGGACGTCCGACCCGACCGCGCGGCGGCGTTCGCCGCGACGTGGGACGTGCCCACCTACCCGACCGCGGCCGACCTGCTCGACGCCCAGCGCCCCGACCTGGTCCACCTGTGCACGCCACCCGGCACCCACCTGCCGCTCGCGCTGGAGTGCCTGGCGGCCGGTGCGTCGCCCGTGGTGGAGAAGCCGCCGGTGCTGTCGCTGGCCGAGTTCGACCGGCTGCGCGCCGCCGAGGCCGACGCGGGCGTGCCCGTGGCCACCGTGTTCCAGCACCGGTTCGGGTCCGGGGCCGTGCGGCTGCGCCGGCTGCTGGCCGAGGGCCTGCTGGGACGCCCGCTGGTGGCGTCCGCGCACACGTTGTGGTTCCGCGACGACGACTACTTCGCCGTGCCGTGGCGTGGCCGCTGGGACGTCGAAGGCGGCGGACCGACCATGGGCCACGGCATCCACCAGTTCGACCTGCTGCTGTCGATCCTCGGCCCCTGGTCCAGCGTCACCGCGCTCGCCGAGCGCCAAGCCCGCCCGACCGACACCGAGGACGTCTCCGCCGCGCTCGTGCGCTTCCGGTCCGGGGCCGTGGCCACGGTGGTCAACTCCCTGGTGTCACCGCGCCAGACCAGCCAGTTGCGCTTCGACTTCGAGCACGCCACCGTCGACCTGGAACACCTGTACGGCTACACGAACGCCAACTGGTCGCTGACCGCCGGACCCGACGTCACGTCGGCGTGGGAGAGCGACCCGGCCGACGTGCCCAGCGGTCACACCGCGCAGTTCACCGCCGTGCTGGACGCCCTGGACGCCGGCGAGGCGCCCCCGGTCTCCACCGCCGACACCAGGGTGACCATGGAGTTCGTCGCGGCCGTCTACGCCTCCTCGTTCACCGGCCGCACGGTCGCCCGGGGCGAGATCACCGAGGGCGACCCGTTCTACGCGAGCATGGCGGGCACCGGCGCGCCCTGGCTGCGCCAACCGGCCCGGTAA
- a CDS encoding GNAT family N-acetyltransferase, translating into MRAQPALTWRPLTRDDAKVSADLLNAMEAVDRIGEHYTEEDTLQELIDPYTDLERASLAAFDGDVMVGFMKVRHKPAADEVHRVFLDGGVHPDHRRRGLGTELVAAGVAAAKVVHDLHHPAAKLVVDVHKGEHIAGIADLLRSRGFEPVRYFEYLEHPLGDAIPDVAIPAGLRVEPWSAANDEEFRSVRNESYRDHWGATPMPADAWQNKITNRTFRPEVSFLLRDVATGTAVGVLVTMCWDADTAATGVRDARFMLIGTLRQYRERGVAGALVAHALRAAADHGYDRASAGVDSASPFGASGLFERAGFTPTMRHVRWALEV; encoded by the coding sequence ATGCGCGCACAACCTGCCCTGACGTGGCGGCCGCTCACCCGGGACGACGCCAAGGTGTCGGCGGACCTCCTCAACGCCATGGAGGCCGTCGACCGGATCGGCGAGCACTACACCGAGGAGGACACCCTCCAAGAGCTGATCGACCCCTACACCGACCTGGAGCGCGCGAGCCTCGCGGCCTTCGACGGTGACGTGATGGTCGGCTTCATGAAGGTCCGCCACAAGCCGGCCGCGGACGAGGTCCACCGGGTCTTCCTGGACGGCGGGGTCCACCCCGACCACCGGCGCCGGGGCCTGGGGACCGAACTCGTCGCGGCCGGGGTGGCGGCGGCGAAGGTCGTGCACGACCTGCACCACCCGGCGGCCAAGCTCGTGGTCGACGTGCACAAGGGCGAGCACATCGCCGGGATCGCCGATCTCCTGCGGTCCCGGGGCTTCGAGCCGGTCCGCTACTTCGAGTACCTGGAACACCCGCTCGGCGACGCGATCCCCGACGTGGCGATCCCCGCCGGGCTGCGGGTCGAGCCGTGGTCGGCGGCGAACGACGAGGAGTTCCGGTCGGTCCGCAACGAGTCCTACCGGGACCACTGGGGCGCGACGCCGATGCCCGCGGACGCCTGGCAGAACAAGATCACCAACCGGACGTTCCGGCCCGAGGTCAGCTTCCTGCTGCGGGACGTGGCGACCGGCACCGCGGTGGGCGTGCTGGTGACCATGTGCTGGGACGCCGACACGGCGGCGACCGGCGTCCGTGACGCCCGGTTCATGCTCATCGGAACGCTGCGGCAGTACCGGGAGCGTGGCGTCGCGGGCGCGTTGGTCGCACACGCGCTGCGGGCCGCCGCCGACCACGGCTACGACCGTGCCAGTGCCGGAGTGGACTCGGCGAGTCCTTTCGGCGCGTCCGGGCTCTTCGAGCGGGCCGGCTTCACGCCGACGATGCGGCACGTCCGCTGGGCACTGGAGGTCTGA
- a CDS encoding helix-turn-helix transcriptional regulator yields MRADRLVSLVLLLRRHGRLSATALARELEVSTRTVLRDVEALSAAGVPVYAERGRHGGFSLLPGFRTELTGLNHDEALALLVAGSRRGAQAFGLGSALASAMLKVVDALPEGHRDAAVGVAERLLIDPETDLLSRRVVVEEVPDAVVAEIRRAVFAGHKLRIHYAAEGQPARWRTVDPIGLVTVRDQGYLLATRSGEDRTYRLSRVVAAEELAEPAQRPDRVDLGRAWQERGTRFRAGGDQVAVLVLVHPTRREDLVATAVAVLAEEVDADGRLRMEVTFQDPRHAEWALWQLAASAEALAPPWLRASLHDRAASIAARYAPPPGGP; encoded by the coding sequence GTGCGCGCCGACCGGTTGGTCTCGCTGGTGCTGCTGCTGCGCCGGCACGGCCGGTTGTCGGCCACCGCGCTCGCGCGCGAGCTGGAGGTGTCCACCCGGACCGTGCTGCGGGACGTCGAGGCGCTGTCCGCGGCCGGTGTCCCGGTCTACGCCGAGCGCGGTCGGCACGGCGGGTTCTCGCTGCTGCCCGGTTTCCGGACCGAGCTCACCGGGCTGAACCACGACGAGGCGCTCGCGCTGCTGGTCGCCGGGTCGCGGCGGGGCGCGCAGGCGTTCGGCCTCGGCTCGGCGCTCGCCTCGGCCATGCTGAAGGTGGTCGACGCGCTGCCGGAGGGCCACCGCGACGCCGCCGTCGGCGTGGCCGAGCGGCTGCTCATCGACCCGGAGACCGACCTGCTCTCGCGCCGCGTGGTCGTGGAGGAGGTGCCGGACGCGGTGGTGGCCGAGATCCGGCGGGCGGTGTTCGCCGGGCACAAGCTGCGCATCCACTACGCGGCCGAGGGGCAGCCGGCGCGGTGGCGCACGGTGGACCCGATCGGCCTGGTGACCGTGCGCGACCAGGGCTACCTGTTGGCCACGAGGTCCGGCGAGGACCGCACGTACCGGCTGTCCCGGGTGGTGGCCGCCGAGGAGCTGGCCGAACCGGCGCAGCGACCGGACCGGGTCGACCTGGGCCGGGCCTGGCAGGAGCGCGGCACGCGGTTCCGGGCCGGCGGCGACCAGGTCGCGGTGCTGGTGCTGGTGCACCCGACGCGGCGGGAGGACCTGGTCGCCACCGCGGTGGCCGTGCTCGCCGAGGAGGTCGACGCGGACGGCCGGCTGCGGATGGAGGTGACGTTCCAGGACCCGCGCCACGCCGAGTGGGCGCTGTGGCAGCTCGCCGCGAGCGCCGAAGCCCTCGCCCCGCCGTGGCTGCGCGCCTCCCTGCACGACCGCGCCGCCTCGATCGCCGCCCGCTACGCCCCACCGCCCGGAGGACCGTGA
- a CDS encoding RidA family protein produces MERTAVNPWTWSVDLGYNQGELVSGHTRTLYVAGQTAMSGDGKPLHDGDLAAQVASSLDNLEAVLGEAGMSLRDLVRLTVYTTDVDLLFRHYGVLASRLGAAGAAPATTMLGVTRLALPSLMVELEGTAVA; encoded by the coding sequence GTGGAGCGCACGGCGGTCAACCCGTGGACGTGGTCCGTGGACCTGGGCTACAACCAGGGCGAGCTCGTCTCCGGGCACACCCGGACCCTGTACGTCGCCGGGCAGACCGCGATGAGCGGCGACGGCAAGCCCCTGCACGACGGCGACCTGGCGGCGCAGGTGGCGTCGAGCCTGGACAACCTGGAGGCGGTGCTGGGCGAGGCGGGCATGTCCCTGCGCGACCTCGTCCGGCTCACCGTCTACACCACCGACGTGGACCTGCTCTTCCGGCACTACGGGGTGCTGGCGTCGAGGCTGGGCGCCGCCGGTGCGGCCCCGGCCACCACGATGCTCGGGGTGACGCGGCTGGCGCTGCCGAGCCTGATGGTCGAGCTCGAAGGCACCGCCGTCGCGTGA
- a CDS encoding MFS transporter codes for MLSVPSNRAYRRVFTAQVVALVGTGLATVALGLLAYDLAGPDAGAVLGTALAIKMVAYVGVAPIAGALTARVPRRALLVTLDLVRATIAAALPWVDAIWQVHLLIFLLHAASAAFTPAFQATIPEILTDERDYTRALSLSRLAYDLESLLSPLVAAAVLVVLGHDDLFLGTAAGFVGSALLVLSAALPATRGPRRDDRPFTATVRGIRIHLATPRLRGLLAVHLAVAAAGSMVLVNTVGYVRDLLGRDDTAVAVALAANGLGSLVAAFTLPAVLDRFTDRAVMLRACAGLAAVLLLAVPVTALLGDSRWPALLALWALIGAGSSLVLTPGGRLLRRSAHPADLPAVFAADFALSHACWLLGYPLAGGLATAAGMPVALAVLAAVTVAATVLAARFWPTRDPEVIEHEHDLDHDHHHLADAALVDGRWRHVHHYRIDDLHHRWPA; via the coding sequence ATGCTCTCCGTGCCGTCCAACCGCGCGTACCGCAGGGTGTTCACCGCGCAGGTGGTGGCCCTGGTCGGCACGGGTCTGGCCACCGTCGCGCTCGGCCTGCTCGCCTACGACCTGGCCGGACCCGACGCCGGAGCGGTTCTCGGCACCGCGCTGGCTATCAAGATGGTCGCCTACGTCGGCGTCGCGCCGATCGCCGGCGCGCTGACCGCGCGGGTACCGCGCAGGGCACTGCTGGTCACGCTGGACCTGGTGCGCGCCACGATCGCCGCGGCGCTGCCGTGGGTGGACGCGATCTGGCAGGTCCACCTGCTGATCTTCCTGCTGCACGCGGCGTCCGCCGCGTTCACGCCCGCGTTCCAGGCCACCATCCCGGAGATCCTGACCGACGAACGCGACTACACCCGCGCGCTGAGCCTGTCCCGCCTGGCGTACGACCTGGAAAGCCTGCTCAGCCCGCTGGTCGCCGCCGCCGTGCTCGTCGTCCTCGGCCACGACGACCTGTTCCTCGGCACCGCCGCCGGTTTCGTCGGGTCCGCCCTGCTGGTCCTCTCCGCCGCGCTGCCCGCGACCCGCGGACCGCGACGCGACGACCGCCCGTTCACCGCCACCGTCAGAGGCATCCGCATCCACCTGGCCACGCCCCGGTTGCGGGGCCTGCTCGCCGTCCACCTCGCGGTCGCCGCGGCCGGGTCGATGGTCCTGGTCAACACCGTCGGCTACGTCCGCGACCTGCTCGGCCGCGACGACACCGCCGTCGCCGTCGCCCTGGCCGCCAACGGGCTCGGCTCGCTCGTCGCCGCCTTCACCCTGCCCGCGGTCCTCGACCGGTTCACCGACCGGGCCGTGATGCTGCGCGCCTGCGCGGGGCTCGCGGCCGTGCTGCTGCTCGCGGTCCCCGTCACCGCCCTGCTCGGCGACTCGCGCTGGCCCGCCCTGCTCGCGCTGTGGGCGTTGATCGGCGCGGGCAGCTCCCTCGTGCTGACCCCCGGCGGCCGACTCCTGCGCCGCTCGGCCCATCCCGCCGACCTGCCCGCGGTGTTCGCCGCCGACTTCGCCCTCTCCCACGCCTGCTGGCTGCTCGGCTACCCCCTGGCCGGCGGGCTCGCCACCGCCGCCGGAATGCCGGTCGCCCTCGCCGTGCTGGCCGCGGTCACCGTCGCCGCGACCGTGCTGGCCGCCCGGTTCTGGCCGACGCGTGACCCCGAGGTGATCGAGCACGAGCACGACCTGGACCACGACCACCACCACCTGGCCGACGCCGCCCTCGTCGACGGCCGCTGGCGCCACGTCCACCACTACCGCATCGACGACCTCCACCACCGCTGGCCCGCGTAG
- a CDS encoding ArsR/SmtB family transcription factor: protein MYARDDVATTQDWQQLPSGDHVDAAVDGFRMLADPTRLRMMWLLCGSEYDVTTLAGAVGVARPAVSQHLAKLKLAGLVSLRRDGRRAVYRVRGGHVRRLLGEAIEAADHRVTGRPDHD, encoded by the coding sequence ATGTACGCACGCGATGACGTTGCAACAACGCAGGACTGGCAACAGCTTCCTTCCGGCGACCACGTCGACGCGGCGGTGGACGGCTTCCGGATGCTGGCCGACCCGACCCGGCTGCGGATGATGTGGCTGCTCTGCGGCTCGGAGTACGACGTGACCACGTTGGCCGGGGCGGTGGGGGTCGCGCGGCCGGCGGTGTCGCAGCACCTGGCGAAGTTGAAGCTGGCCGGCCTGGTGTCCCTGCGCCGCGACGGACGACGCGCGGTCTACCGGGTGCGCGGCGGTCACGTGCGGCGGTTGCTGGGCGAGGCGATCGAGGCGGCCGACCACCGGGTGACCGGCCGGCCCGACCACGACTGA
- a CDS encoding fibronectin type III domain-containing protein, protein MASVLLAAGLSTGAAGPASAQTSAVRMDYTCTTSAGPTVALTVWVVGGLPDDGAGPNSVSYSSYSYIDVDLDLRELRPALPVGSGVRLDGDSTATLDAHLTGPDGTRTTRAAFTLAPTWITDTRSAAVRARGAFPAQYLNTPGAYDLHVDDLALTLRPERADGTPLGTITASCSHDPAQNDVVGTIQSQAAHFDRPIRPDALRVVSATPTSVTLAWDARSWWNPTAGYNVYLDGGHVVFATEKQTTITGLTPDTQHRAKVVTVDVRNSWSNPSEGLIFTLPRA, encoded by the coding sequence TTGGCATCGGTCCTCCTGGCCGCCGGGTTGTCGACGGGCGCGGCGGGTCCGGCGTCGGCGCAGACGAGCGCGGTGCGGATGGACTACACCTGCACGACGTCCGCCGGACCGACCGTCGCGCTGACCGTGTGGGTCGTCGGCGGCCTGCCCGACGACGGCGCGGGCCCGAACAGCGTCTCGTACAGCAGCTACTCCTACATCGACGTCGACCTGGACCTGCGCGAGCTGCGCCCGGCCCTGCCGGTGGGCAGCGGGGTCCGCCTGGACGGCGACAGCACCGCCACGCTCGACGCGCACCTCACCGGCCCGGACGGCACCCGGACCACCCGGGCCGCGTTCACCCTCGCGCCCACCTGGATCACCGACACCCGCTCGGCCGCCGTGCGGGCCAGGGGAGCCTTCCCGGCGCAGTACCTGAACACACCGGGCGCTTACGACCTGCACGTGGACGACCTGGCGCTGACACTGCGCCCGGAACGCGCCGACGGCACACCCCTGGGCACGATCACCGCGTCCTGCTCGCACGACCCGGCGCAGAACGACGTGGTGGGCACCATCCAGTCGCAGGCGGCCCACTTCGACCGGCCGATCCGCCCGGACGCGCTGCGGGTGGTCTCGGCGACCCCGACGTCCGTGACCCTGGCCTGGGACGCCCGCTCCTGGTGGAACCCGACCGCGGGCTACAACGTGTACCTGGACGGCGGGCACGTCGTCTTCGCCACGGAGAAGCAGACGACCATCACCGGGCTGACGCCGGACACGCAGCACCGGGCGAAGGTCGTCACCGTCGACGTGCGGAACAGCTGGTCGAACCCGAGCGAGGGCCTGATCTTCACCCTCCCCCGGGCCTGA
- a CDS encoding ABC1 kinase family protein, translated as MAVGNVSPGAVVLRFARLLVVLGRRSTLVAWWAATGRLRGRRAGPALESWLVGTVVELGAAFVKAAQLLSTRADLLPPEVCRALARLHDRVRPDAAAPFAAPPGLAGSPATPVGSGSIACVHRVRLADGRDVAVKVRRPDVERTLPLDLALVEGVAGLLARLPVLRGAPVVDIARQLTDGIRAQLDLTREAELLDGFRRTTADVPGVTVPAVDRELSTGDVLVMEFVPDLVRLRPEDLAVANRRRAVVTALRVVYRMLFLDGVVHCDLHPGNLYFREDGSIVVLDAGFTVRLSDSAREKFAAFFYCLGRGDGPACADIVASTATAVPGADPDGFRAGLVTLVEANSGLRAGEFDLLSFATALFDIQRRHGFHADPQFVFPILSLMVLEGTVRAFHPEVDFQREARPLLVAALFERAMVRGGASR; from the coding sequence ATGGCCGTCGGGAATGTCAGTCCGGGCGCGGTGGTCCTCCGGTTCGCACGGCTCCTGGTGGTTCTCGGCAGGCGCTCGACGCTGGTGGCCTGGTGGGCGGCGACCGGTCGGCTGCGCGGGCGCCGGGCCGGGCCCGCGCTGGAGTCGTGGCTGGTGGGCACGGTGGTCGAGCTCGGTGCCGCGTTCGTGAAGGCGGCGCAGTTGCTGAGCACGCGGGCGGATCTGCTGCCGCCGGAGGTCTGCCGTGCCCTGGCCCGGCTCCACGACCGGGTGCGTCCGGACGCCGCGGCCCCGTTCGCGGCACCACCGGGGTTGGCCGGTTCGCCGGCGACGCCCGTCGGGTCGGGCAGCATCGCCTGCGTCCACCGGGTTCGGCTGGCCGACGGTCGGGACGTCGCCGTCAAGGTGCGCCGACCGGACGTGGAGCGGACGTTGCCGCTGGACCTGGCCCTGGTCGAGGGGGTCGCCGGGCTGCTGGCCAGGTTGCCCGTCCTGCGGGGTGCGCCGGTCGTCGACATCGCCCGGCAGCTCACCGACGGCATCCGGGCGCAGCTCGACCTCACCCGCGAGGCCGAGCTGCTCGACGGTTTCCGGAGGACCACGGCCGACGTCCCGGGGGTGACTGTGCCGGCGGTCGACCGCGAGCTGTCCACCGGGGACGTGCTGGTGATGGAGTTCGTCCCCGACCTGGTCCGCCTCCGCCCCGAGGACCTCGCGGTGGCGAACCGGCGCCGTGCGGTGGTGACCGCGCTGCGCGTCGTGTACCGGATGTTGTTCCTCGACGGTGTGGTCCACTGCGATCTGCACCCCGGGAACCTGTACTTCCGGGAGGACGGCTCGATCGTGGTCCTGGACGCCGGGTTCACCGTCCGGTTGTCGGATTCGGCCCGCGAGAAGTTCGCGGCGTTCTTCTACTGCCTGGGCCGTGGCGACGGACCGGCGTGCGCGGACATCGTGGCCTCGACGGCCACGGCGGTGCCGGGCGCGGACCCGGACGGCTTCCGCGCCGGGCTGGTGACCCTGGTGGAGGCGAACTCCGGCTTGCGCGCGGGGGAGTTCGACCTCCTCTCGTTCGCCACCGCGCTGTTCGACATCCAGCGGCGGCACGGTTTCCACGCCGACCCGCAGTTCGTCTTCCCGATCCTGTCGTTGATGGTCCTGGAGGGCACCGTGCGCGCGTTCCACCCGGAGGTGGACTTCCAGCGGGAGGCGAGGCCCCTGCTGGTCGCAGCGTTGTTCGAGCGCGCGATGGTGCGCGGTGGAGCGTCGCGGTGA